Proteins co-encoded in one Streptosporangiales bacterium genomic window:
- a CDS encoding dephospho-CoA kinase, translated as MLRVGLTGGIGSGKSEVTARLAARGAVVVDADVLAREVVAVGTDGLAEVVEAFGADVLAGDGSLDRPRLGRLVFGDPDARRRLEGIVHPRVRARRAEIVAAAPADAVVVEDVPLLVEGGLHRDYDLVVVVDAPDDVRLDRLVRLRGMTEEDARARIEAQASRDERLAVADVVVDNGGDLADLDPQVDALWARLTRE; from the coding sequence GTGCTGCGTGTGGGTCTCACCGGGGGTATCGGGTCCGGCAAGAGCGAGGTGACCGCGCGGCTCGCCGCGCGGGGCGCCGTGGTGGTCGACGCCGACGTCCTGGCGCGCGAGGTGGTGGCGGTCGGTACCGACGGGTTGGCCGAGGTGGTCGAGGCGTTCGGCGCCGACGTGCTCGCCGGTGACGGGTCGCTCGACCGGCCGCGGCTGGGCAGGCTGGTCTTCGGCGACCCGGACGCCAGGCGGCGGCTCGAGGGCATCGTGCACCCGCGGGTCCGCGCCCGCCGGGCCGAGATCGTGGCGGCGGCTCCCGCCGACGCGGTGGTCGTCGAGGACGTGCCGCTGCTGGTGGAGGGCGGCCTGCACCGTGACTACGACCTCGTGGTCGTGGTCGACGCGCCCGACGACGTCCGGCTCGACCGGCTCGTCCGGCTGCGCGGCATGACCGAGGAAGACGCGCGGGCGCGGATCGAGGCGCAGGCGTCGCGTGACGAGCGGCTCGCCGTCGCCGACGTCGTCGTCGACAACGGCGGCGACCTGGCCGACCTCGACCCGCAGGTCGACGCCCTCTGGGCCCGCCTGACGCGGGAGTGA
- a CDS encoding citryl-CoA lyase has product MGDPSADWWSTSISDISPGVIRFRGYAIEDLIGSASFPDMIWLLLRGELPTRPQSALLERALVSGVDHGPQAPSIAIARSAMTCGVGINNAVASAVNVLGDVHGGAGQELMEVLYRLADETGDAAGDEDAVSRAVEELVSDYRGRKAYVPGFGHRFHAHDPRRDPLLAAVDDAVAAGEVAGVHLRIGREIERRLAEGRTRPVPMNVDGATAIIYAELGFSPELGRGLFVLSRSVGALAHAWEESGSGMRNKGPIPRDLLPTYTGEPPREVPRRA; this is encoded by the coding sequence ATGGGCGATCCGTCGGCCGACTGGTGGAGCACGTCCATCAGCGACATCTCCCCCGGCGTGATCCGGTTCCGCGGGTACGCGATCGAGGACCTCATCGGTTCGGCGTCGTTCCCCGACATGATCTGGCTGCTCCTCAGGGGCGAGCTCCCCACCCGGCCGCAGTCGGCTCTCCTCGAACGGGCGCTGGTCTCCGGTGTCGACCACGGGCCGCAGGCACCGTCCATCGCGATCGCCAGGAGCGCGATGACCTGCGGCGTCGGCATCAACAACGCCGTCGCGTCGGCCGTCAACGTGCTCGGCGACGTCCACGGCGGCGCCGGGCAGGAGCTGATGGAGGTGCTCTACCGGCTCGCGGACGAGACCGGCGACGCAGCCGGCGACGAGGACGCCGTCTCGCGTGCGGTCGAGGAGCTGGTCTCCGACTACCGCGGGCGCAAGGCGTACGTACCCGGGTTCGGCCACCGCTTCCATGCCCACGACCCGCGCCGCGATCCGCTGCTCGCGGCAGTCGACGACGCCGTCGCGGCCGGCGAGGTCGCGGGCGTCCACCTGCGGATCGGGCGCGAGATCGAGCGGCGGCTCGCTGAGGGCAGGACGCGTCCGGTGCCGATGAACGTCGACGGCGCCACCGCGATCATCTACGCCGAGCTCGGCTTCTCCCCCGAGCTCGGGCGCGGGCTGTTCGTGCTGTCCCGCAGCGTGGGTGCGCTGGCGCACGCATGGGAGGAGTCCGGCTCGGGCATGCGCAACAAGGGCCCGATCCCGCGCGACCTGCTCCCGACGTACACCGGAGAGCCACCCCGCGAGGTCCCGCGGCGGGCCTGA
- a CDS encoding substrate-binding domain-containing protein produces MATTIRDVAAAAGVSPATVSRVLNQRVEVAADLRDRVLAAVAEMGYRPNGPARSLRKRATMVLGIIITDVQNPFFTSMVRGIEDAAQAAGYSVVLANSDEDQEKEQRYLEVAAAEQMAGVVLAPARQSSRGLDVVVGQGIPVVTVDRRLRGANVDSVSVNNHKAAHDATWHLVARGRKRIAIIAGLLNTTTGARRLAGYKAALKQAGIPLDERLVVEADFRLEGGYEATKDLLRRARPDAVFASNNLMTIGALQALSEEGVDIPSDIAVVGFDDISWATALRPPLTAVRQPTYEIGRRSAELLLDRVKGDTEEPRHIVLPAELIVRGST; encoded by the coding sequence ATGGCCACGACGATACGAGACGTCGCCGCCGCGGCGGGTGTGTCGCCGGCGACCGTCTCGCGGGTGCTCAACCAGCGCGTGGAGGTCGCGGCGGACCTCCGTGACCGCGTCCTCGCGGCCGTCGCCGAAATGGGTTACCGGCCCAACGGGCCCGCGCGGAGCCTGCGCAAGCGGGCGACGATGGTGCTGGGGATCATCATCACCGACGTGCAGAACCCGTTCTTCACGTCCATGGTCCGCGGCATCGAGGACGCTGCCCAGGCCGCCGGCTACTCCGTCGTCCTGGCGAACTCCGACGAGGACCAGGAGAAGGAGCAGCGCTACCTCGAGGTGGCCGCCGCCGAGCAGATGGCCGGGGTCGTCCTCGCCCCCGCCCGGCAGAGCAGCCGCGGCCTCGACGTCGTCGTCGGGCAGGGCATCCCCGTGGTCACCGTCGACCGGCGGCTGCGCGGGGCGAACGTCGACAGCGTGTCGGTCAACAACCACAAGGCGGCGCACGACGCGACCTGGCACCTCGTGGCCCGCGGCAGGAAGCGCATCGCGATCATCGCGGGCCTGCTGAACACGACGACCGGGGCGCGGCGCCTCGCCGGCTACAAGGCCGCGCTCAAGCAGGCCGGCATCCCGCTCGACGAGCGGCTCGTCGTCGAGGCCGACTTCCGGCTCGAGGGCGGCTACGAGGCGACCAAGGACCTGCTGCGCCGGGCCCGCCCCGACGCCGTGTTCGCGTCCAACAACCTGATGACGATCGGTGCCCTGCAGGCCCTGTCCGAGGAGGGCGTCGACATCCCGAGCGACATCGCGGTCGTCGGGTTCGACGACATCAGCTGGGCGACGGCCCTGCGCCCGCCGCTGACGGCCGTCAGGCAGCCCACGTACGAGATCGGCAGGCGGTCCGCCGAGCTGCTGCTCGACCGGGTGAAGGGCGACACCGAGGAGCCGCGCCACATCGTCCTGCCGGCCGAGCTGATCGTCCGCGGCAGCACCTGA